A genomic stretch from Dama dama isolate Ldn47 chromosome 10, ASM3311817v1, whole genome shotgun sequence includes:
- the LOC133063937 gene encoding proline-rich protein 2-like has protein sequence MRPPVDRLGLGAPPSPQGRAQARQPSPPPLPQAAPSPSELAGTPAAGREGPQEGLGLQPSLAPGSSLPCPPRPVMQAVSRRLASPLGTLGRPLQGRREAWAWLPPGPPPHGGREHMWGRPPGLPPRGGIRTLDQAAPPYPPGSWKGLPRAQASRQAAPLRTVGLAMVDAPPQGWEPGSGLQMATVGGPRPQGDTEARACHGLGAAAGPPRWLPSAEGPSLQAPGLTPLRAEGQVPAEHPSGAGGQTCLGPPSPAGFLARPPGGPARLLPPWPGHRGGPPGPAGRLRRSGKLGVGERRSGRLRVLSQA, from the exons ATGAGGCCGCCCGTGGACAGGCTGGGGTTGggggctcccccctccccccagggccGAGCACAGGCCAgacagccctcccctcccccattgcCCCAGGCAGCCCCCTCTCCCTCCGAGCTGGCCGGTACTCCGGCAGCTGGCAGGGAGGGACCCCAGGAGGGGCTCGGCCTGCAGCCTTCCCTGGCCCCCggctcctccctgccctgccccccaaGGCCTGTCATGCAGGCAGTGAGCCGGCGCCTGGCCTCCCCGCTCGGGACACTAGGCAGGCCGCTCCAGGGAAGGCGGGAGGCCTGGGCTTGGCTCCCACCCGGCCCCCCACCCCACGGCGGCCGGGAACACATGTGGGGGCGGCCGCCCGGCCTCCCGCCCCGCGGCGGCATTAG GACTCTGGATCAGGCCGCCCCTCCTTACCCACCCGGCAGTTGGAAGGGgctgcccagggcccaggccaGCAGGCAGGCGGCCCCTCTCCGGACTGTTG GCCTTGCCATGGTGGACGCGCCACCCCAGGGGTGGGAGCCGGGGTCGGGGCTGCAGATGGCCACTGTGGGGGGGCCACGGCCCCAG GGCGACACCGAGGCCAGAGCCTGCCACGGCTTGGGGGCTGCTGCTGGACCGCCCCGGTGGCTTCCTTCTGCGGAGGGGCCGTCCCTTCAGGCTCCAGGGCTCACCCCCCTGCGCGCCGAGGGCCAGGTCCCTGCAGAGCACCCCTCAGGGGCAGGCGGCCAGACCTGCCTGGGGCCCCCCTCCCCGGCTGGCTTCTTGGCCCGGCCTCCTGGCGGCCCTGCCCGCCTCCTCCCACCCTGGCCTGGCCACAGAGGAGGCCCCCCGGGGCCTGCTGGGCGACTCAGGCGCTCAGGGAAGCTGGGCGTCGGGGAGAGACGTTCCGGGCGATTGAGAGTGCTCAGCCAGGCGTGA